Proteins from a single region of Rhodobacteraceae bacterium LMO-JJ12:
- a CDS encoding MmgE/PrpD family protein codes for MSLPTPPNDANDKGTRPRTAQTDPMDNPDPITFIHTLQWHALPPRAQLMARLSLLDLIAVAAAAQTTRVSQIIADHAATQFAGSHPMLFDARTASPTGVALAAGMRIDSLDGHDGFNPAKGHIGCPLLPALLALAPESLAGSEFLATLAMGYEFGARASVAQHATTLEYHTSGSWGAVTAAAAGARLLKLDHETTRHALGIAEYHGPRSQMMRCIDHPTMVKDGSGWGAMAGTSAALLARSGFTGAPSIITEKSPEHWADLGQTWQVAAQYYKPWPVCRWAQGPVEGILALKKAHNLAAADVAKIEIETFHEAVRLAMAEPKLTDEAQYSTSFPCALALVHGDIRPEHLADDALKDPETLRLSRATKLREHDHANTRFPHQRFARTTLTLTNGTRFQTDWIEPRWGPKNPPTESDLRAKYRAYATPILGPTRTAQIEDTINTLETRPFTDLAALLMAPA; via the coding sequence ATGTCGCTCCCCACCCCACCGAATGACGCAAATGACAAAGGCACACGCCCCCGCACGGCCCAAACTGATCCCATGGACAACCCCGATCCCATCACCTTCATCCACACCCTGCAATGGCACGCCCTGCCGCCCCGCGCGCAATTGATGGCCCGCCTCTCGCTGCTTGATCTGATCGCCGTCGCCGCCGCCGCCCAAACCACCCGCGTGTCGCAGATAATCGCCGATCACGCCGCAACCCAGTTCGCAGGCTCCCACCCCATGCTGTTTGACGCGCGCACCGCCTCGCCCACCGGCGTCGCCCTCGCCGCTGGCATGCGCATCGACAGCCTTGATGGCCATGATGGCTTTAATCCGGCCAAGGGCCATATCGGTTGCCCTCTGCTCCCCGCGCTCCTCGCCCTTGCGCCCGAAAGCCTTGCGGGCAGCGAATTTCTCGCCACCCTCGCTATGGGATATGAGTTTGGCGCGCGCGCTTCGGTCGCCCAACACGCCACGACGCTTGAGTATCACACCTCCGGCTCATGGGGCGCTGTCACCGCCGCCGCCGCTGGCGCACGCCTTCTCAAACTCGATCATGAAACAACCCGCCACGCCCTCGGTATCGCCGAATACCACGGGCCCCGCAGCCAGATGATGCGCTGCATTGATCATCCCACAATGGTCAAAGACGGCTCTGGCTGGGGCGCGATGGCAGGCACCTCCGCCGCGCTGCTGGCCCGCTCCGGCTTCACCGGTGCGCCCTCAATCATCACTGAAAAATCCCCCGAGCACTGGGCCGACCTTGGCCAGACCTGGCAGGTCGCCGCGCAATATTACAAACCCTGGCCGGTCTGCCGCTGGGCCCAGGGCCCGGTCGAAGGCATCCTCGCCCTCAAAAAGGCCCACAACCTCGCCGCCGCCGATGTCGCCAAAATCGAGATTGAAACCTTCCACGAAGCCGTCCGCCTCGCCATGGCAGAGCCCAAACTCACAGACGAGGCACAATATTCCACATCCTTCCCCTGCGCCCTCGCCCTTGTGCACGGCGATATCCGCCCCGAACACCTGGCCGACGATGCCCTCAAAGACCCGGAAACCCTGCGCCTCTCGCGCGCCACAAAACTGCGCGAACACGACCACGCCAACACCCGTTTCCCGCATCAGCGTTTCGCGCGCACCACCCTCACCCTCACCAATGGCACAAGGTTCCAAACCGACTGGATAGAACCCCGCTGGGGCCCCAAAAACCCACCCACCGAATCCGATCTTCGCGCCAAATACCGCGCCTACGCCACGCCCATCCTCGGCCCCACCCGAACAGCCCAGATCGAAGACACCATCAACACACTCGAAACCCGCCCCTTTACCGACCTCGCAGCCCTGCTCATGGCCCCCGCCTGA
- a CDS encoding DNA alkylation repair protein, translated as MTDLSLDDALAALKTLIEPGRAEGQAKYHKQSRGVLGIPNPALNDLTKEWRQSLSVENRVTLADQLWQTDIFEARLSAAKLLTQSRIRPDEAAWELIQSWVPDFDSWAIADHACMAGQKRLTADPSRIDTVETWTTSDHLWTRRAALVITLPWTKQNHPKPDDLAIRDRVLGWAATYVDDHAWFIQKAVAWWLRELSKHDSARTIAFLATYGERMKPFARKEAARLLPKG; from the coding sequence ATGACCGATCTCTCGCTTGATGACGCCCTTGCCGCCCTCAAAACCCTCATAGAACCGGGCCGCGCGGAAGGTCAGGCAAAATATCACAAACAAAGCCGCGGGGTGTTGGGTATCCCCAACCCCGCCCTCAACGATCTGACCAAAGAATGGCGTCAGAGCCTCAGTGTCGAAAACCGCGTCACCCTCGCCGACCAACTCTGGCAGACCGATATATTCGAGGCGCGGCTCAGTGCTGCCAAACTGCTCACCCAATCGCGCATCCGCCCAGACGAAGCCGCGTGGGAGCTGATCCAATCCTGGGTTCCCGACTTTGATAGCTGGGCAATCGCAGATCACGCCTGCATGGCCGGTCAAAAGCGCCTTACCGCCGATCCCTCGCGTATCGACACTGTCGAGACCTGGACCACTTCGGATCACTTGTGGACCCGGCGCGCCGCGCTGGTCATCACCCTGCCCTGGACCAAACAGAACCATCCCAAACCCGATGATCTCGCCATCCGCGACCGCGTGCTCGGCTGGGCCGCCACTTATGTCGATGACCATGCATGGTTCATCCAGAAAGCCGTGGCATGGTGGCTGCGCGAGCTCTCAAAACACGACTCCGCCCGCACCATCGCATTCCTCGCCACCTATGGTGAGCGGATGAAGCCTTTCGCGCGCAAGGAAGCCGCGCGTCTCCTTCCCAAAGGTTAA
- the glmU gene encoding bifunctional UDP-N-acetylglucosamine diphosphorylase/glucosamine-1-phosphate N-acetyltransferase GlmU: MSTALIILAAGQGTRMNSDLPKVLHQIAGAPLLVHAMKSGAGFSPERTVIVAGHGADAVTAAARDYDDTAEVVLQAEQNGTGHAVQMAQAALKGFTGDVIVLYGDTPFIRPETLETMAEARATHDVVVLGFTAADPGRYGRLVMSGDTLEKIVEFKDASPEERAINLCNSGVIMANAETLFSLLSDVTNDNASEEYYLTDIVGLANARGLCATAVTCDEAETMGVNSRAQLAEAEAAFQARARAEALENGVTLHAPETVFFAHDTIIGRDTIVEPNVVFGPDVTIESGAHIRAFSHLEGCHVSRGAIVGPYARLRPGAELAEDVHVGNFVEIKNATLEAGAKANHLSYIGDASVGEGTNIGAGTITCNYDGVMKHRTTIGARAFIGSNTMFVAPVSVGDEAMTATATTVTQNVPAGALAIGRAVQENKPGMAQKLMQALRAKKAKRDAEPDENTP; this comes from the coding sequence ATGAGCACCGCATTGATCATCCTCGCCGCCGGACAAGGCACGCGAATGAACTCCGATCTTCCGAAGGTGCTGCATCAGATTGCAGGCGCCCCGCTTCTGGTCCACGCCATGAAATCAGGCGCGGGCTTTAGCCCCGAACGCACTGTTATCGTCGCCGGTCACGGCGCTGATGCGGTCACCGCCGCCGCCCGCGATTATGACGACACCGCCGAAGTGGTTCTTCAAGCCGAGCAAAACGGCACAGGCCACGCGGTCCAGATGGCGCAAGCCGCGCTCAAAGGCTTCACCGGCGATGTCATCGTGCTCTATGGCGACACCCCCTTTATTCGCCCTGAAACGCTCGAAACCATGGCCGAGGCACGCGCCACCCATGACGTCGTCGTGCTCGGCTTTACCGCTGCCGATCCGGGCCGCTATGGCCGCTTGGTGATGTCTGGCGATACCCTTGAAAAGATCGTCGAATTCAAGGATGCGTCACCCGAAGAACGCGCCATAAACCTATGTAACTCTGGCGTAATCATGGCCAACGCCGAAACGCTCTTCTCCCTTCTCTCTGACGTCACAAACGACAACGCCAGCGAAGAATACTACCTCACCGATATCGTCGGCCTCGCCAACGCGCGCGGCCTCTGTGCCACCGCTGTTACCTGTGACGAGGCCGAAACCATGGGCGTTAACTCCCGTGCCCAACTGGCCGAAGCCGAGGCCGCCTTCCAAGCGCGCGCCCGCGCCGAAGCGCTGGAAAACGGCGTCACGCTACACGCCCCCGAAACGGTCTTTTTTGCCCATGACACCATCATCGGGCGCGACACAATTGTTGAGCCAAACGTGGTCTTCGGCCCTGACGTGACCATCGAATCCGGCGCTCACATTCGCGCATTTTCGCATCTCGAAGGCTGCCACGTTTCGCGCGGCGCCATCGTCGGCCCCTACGCACGCCTGCGCCCCGGCGCTGAACTGGCCGAAGATGTGCATGTCGGCAATTTTGTCGAGATCAAGAACGCCACCCTCGAAGCGGGTGCCAAGGCCAATCACCTTAGCTATATCGGCGACGCCAGCGTCGGCGAAGGCACAAATATCGGCGCGGGCACCATCACCTGCAACTATGACGGCGTGATGAAACATCGCACGACTATCGGCGCGCGCGCCTTCATCGGCTCCAACACCATGTTCGTCGCCCCGGTCAGCGTGGGCGACGAGGCCATGACAGCCACCGCCACAACCGTCACCCAAAACGTGCCTGCGGGCGCTCTGGCCATCGGTCGCGCCGTGCAGGAAAACAAACCCGGCATGGCCCAAAAGCTGATGCAAGCCCTGCGCGCCAAGAAGGCCAAGCGCGACGCAGAGCCTGACGAAAACACGCCCTGA
- a CDS encoding HAD-IA family hydrolase, giving the protein MKTVIFDLDGTLADTSGDLIAAANACFREMGAGDVLDMGRDAGTALRGGKAMLRLGMTRLGNVEEDAIERWYPFLLDAYAQGIDRHTVLYPGAMEAVEALGRAGFGVGICTNKPEALAEQLLVSLGIRDAFASLVGADTLAVRKPDPEPLFEAARRAGGDPALCLLVGDSDTDRNTAAAAGVPSVLVTFGPSGEDMVALNPEGLLERFEDLPEMVTRLLADV; this is encoded by the coding sequence ATGAAAACGGTTATTTTCGATCTCGACGGGACGTTGGCGGATACCAGCGGCGATTTGATTGCGGCGGCGAATGCGTGTTTTCGCGAGATGGGCGCGGGCGATGTGCTGGATATGGGGCGCGATGCGGGCACGGCGCTGCGCGGCGGCAAGGCGATGTTGCGGCTGGGGATGACGCGGCTGGGCAACGTGGAGGAGGACGCGATTGAGCGGTGGTATCCGTTCTTGCTGGATGCTTATGCGCAAGGGATTGACCGCCATACGGTGCTGTATCCCGGTGCGATGGAGGCTGTGGAGGCTTTGGGGCGCGCGGGGTTTGGCGTGGGGATTTGCACCAACAAGCCCGAGGCGCTGGCCGAGCAGTTGCTGGTGAGTTTGGGTATTCGTGACGCTTTTGCCTCGCTAGTTGGGGCCGATACGCTGGCGGTGCGCAAGCCGGATCCCGAGCCGTTGTTTGAAGCGGCGCGGCGCGCGGGGGGCGATCCGGCACTGTGCCTGTTGGTGGGCGACAGTGATACCGACCGCAATACGGCGGCGGCGGCGGGAGTGCCATCGGTGTTGGTGACCTTTGGGCCGTCGGGTGAGGATATGGTGGCGCTTAACCCAGAAGGGCTGCTTGAGCGGTTCGAGGATTTGCCGGAGATGGTGACGCGCCTTTTGGCGGATGTTTGA